From Apium graveolens cultivar Ventura chromosome 9, ASM990537v1, whole genome shotgun sequence, the proteins below share one genomic window:
- the LOC141684102 gene encoding malate dehydrogenase, glyoxysomal: MQSEASFRISKISAHLNPSNFQMGENSMLQQAECRAKGGAPGFKVAILGAAGGIGQSLSMLMKMNPLVSVLHLYDVVNAHGVTADISHMDTGAVVRGFLGQPQLESALVGMDLVVIPAGVPRKPGMTRDDLFKINAGIVRTLCEGIAKCCPNAIVNLISNPVNSTVPIAAEVFKKAGTYDPKRLLGVTMLDVVRANTFVAEVLGLDPREVSVPVVGGHAGVTILPLLSQVKPPCSFTSEECEYLTKRIQDGGTEVVQAKAGAGSATLSMAYAAVKFADACLRGLRGDANIVECAFVASQVTELPFFATKVRLGRTGAEEIFQLGPMNEYERAGLVEAKKELMGSIEKGVSFITK, from the exons ATGCAGTCAGAAGCTAGTTTTCGCATTTCAAAAATCTCAGCTCATCTCAACCCTTCTAATTTTCAG ATGGGGGAGAATTCCATGTTGCAGCAAGCTGAGTGCCGAGCAAAAGGCGGTGCACCAGGATTCAAGGTTGCAATCTTGGGTGCTGCCGGAGGCATTGGCCAATCCCTTTCTATGTTGATGAAGATGAATCCACTTGTctcagttcttcatctttatgATGTTGTTAACGCCCATGGTGTTACTGCTGATATTAGTCACATGGACACTGGCGCCGTG gTTAGGGGATTTTTGGGACAACCACAGCTTGAGAGTGCTCTTGTTGGGATGGACCTTGTAGTTATACCTGCTGGTGTTCCAAGGAAGCCCGGGATGACAAGAGATGACCTTTTTAAGATAAATGCTGGAATTGTCAGGACTCTTTGTGAAGGAATTGCCAAGTGTTGTCCTAATGCAATTGTGAACTTGATCAGTAACCCTGTGAACTCAACAGTTCCAATTGCAGCTGAAGTGTTTAAGAAAGCTGGCACTTATGATCCAAAACGCCTCTTAGGTGTTACCATGCTTGATGTAGTGAGAGCCAATACTTTTGTG GCAGAAGTCCTGGGACTTGATCCAAGGGAAGTTAGTGTTCCTGTTGTAGGAGGGCATGCAGGAGTGACGATTTTGCCTCTTCTTTCACAG GTTAAACCTCCGTGCTCTTTTACATCAGAAGAGTGTGAATACCTTACAAAACGGATACAAGATGGCGGGACTGAAGTTGTTCAG GCAAAAGCTGGAGCTGGATCTGCAACTCTCTCCATG GCGTATGCTGCAGTTAAATTTGCAGACGCCTGCCTGCGTGGATTAAGAGGAGATGCCAATATTGTGGAATGTGCTTTTGTTGCTTCACAG GTGACAGAACTACCTTTCTTTGCCACCAAGGTACGACTTGGTCGTACTGGAGCTGAGGAAATTTTTCAGCTTGGGCCGATGAACGAGTACGAGAG GGCTGGATTGGTGGAAGCGAAGAAAGAATTAATGGGAAGCATCGAGAAGGGAGTGTCCTTTATCACCAAATAA